A stretch of the Ornithodoros turicata isolate Travis chromosome 4, ASM3712646v1, whole genome shotgun sequence genome encodes the following:
- the LOC135392371 gene encoding uncharacterized protein LOC135392371: protein MVAVVPSNWMAGDDRCYWPPSKDEKKASLYIRKRKTPTYGWQNLPCIKVAEYETYSEAREMLPLAEKTSDLNAEDEYGRGKRKWIIVSNSDDSSPPASPLMRKAKRPVKNRSFSQPTAHTLDDDTIFVGSNIERSFRHSASDYAPSATERHFGSFRHSASDCAPSVPWPSATERHLESFHHSASDYAHSVPSVSVPSPSATETHLALPSRTSYWPGNCYETSAPLLQRNTQQTRHNEEGIEPSITTAEGQQKQSKKPVNLASIQLNSALEKKVLRSLNLIQLRLSEHSEQLDSISTSLQQREESSEGRVVIRQFPDLESFVNFSEELKQSPEKKNRKYMASLEGNNLGDRVRRILYHLIPDEVSVCFNWTGTGGKRKFKTLEFTNVMLEFTVTQRYLTSMETKAGVSVGIPLQNPNTLEGCSSTQMGPYHGLVALSGWHTYAVTEADPVRANSVHLVHKLS, encoded by the exons ATGGTTGCCGTTGTGCCAAGTAACTGGATGGCCGGCGATGACAGGTGCTACTGGCCACCATCCAAAGACGAGAAAAAAGCCAGCTTGTATATACGCAAACGGAAAACCCCCACGTATGGCTGGCAGAACTTACCCTGCATCAAGGTGGCTGAATATG aaaCATACAGCGAAGCAAGGGAGATGCTCCCTCTAGCGGAGAAGACATCCGATCTGAATGCAGAAGACGAATATGGGCGGGGCAAGCGAAAGTGGATTATCGTGTCGAACAGCGACGACTCCTCTCCACCAGCGTCTCCCCTAATGCGCAAAGCAAAAC GGCCTGTCAAGAATCGTTCTTTCAGCCAGCCAACTGCACACACCCTGGACGATGACACCATCTTTGTAGGTTCGAACATAGAGC GCTCGTTCCGTCATTCAGCTTCGGATTATGCGCCTTCAGCAACTGAAAGACATTTCG GCTCATTCCGTCATTCGGCTTCGGATTGTGCGCCTTCAGTGCCATGGCCTTCAGCAACTGAAAGACATCTCG AGTCGTTCCATCATTCAGCTTCGGATTATGCACATTCAGTGCCATCGGTTTCAGTGCCATCGCCTTCAGCAACTGAAACACATCTCG CACTACCatcaagaaccagctattgGCCAGGCAACTGTTATGAGACATCAGCACCCTTACTTCAGCGGAACACTCAGCAGACTCGTCATAACGAAGAAGGGATCGAACCAAGCATTACTACAG CTGAGGGGCAACAGAAACAGTCAAAGAAGCCTGTCAATTTGGCAAGCATACAGCTCAACAGTG CACTTGAGAAGAAAGTCCTACGTTCCCTCAACTTAATACAACTCCGCCTCTCAGAGCACTCTGAGCAACTCGATTCAATCTCTACATCTCTGCAGCAGCGAGAGGAGTCTTCAGAAGGGCGTGTGGTCATACGACAGTTTCCCGACTTGGAAAGTTTTGTCAACTTCAGTGAGGAACTCAAACAgtcaccagaaaaaaaaaat CGGAAATACATGGCTTCACTGGAAGGCAACAACCTAGGGGACAGAGTTCGAAGAATTCTTTACCACCTGATCCCCGATGAGGTATCCGTATGCTTCAACTGGACAGGAACAGGAGGAAAACGCAAATTCAAGACCCTTGAATTCACAAATGTCATGCTGG AGTTTACTGTCACACAGAGGTACTTGACATCTATGGAGACCAAAGCAGGGGTCAGTGTTGGCATTCCACTCCAGAATCCCAATACGTTAGAGGGCTGTTCCAGCACACAGATGGGGCCATACCACGGCCTGGTGGCCTTATCCGGTTGGCACACCTACGCTGTAACGGAAGCCGACCCAGTGCGAGCAAACTCCGTTCATCTCGTGCATAAACTGAGTTAA